A genomic segment from Fusarium fujikuroi IMI 58289 draft genome, chromosome FFUJ_chr04 encodes:
- a CDS encoding probable chaperonin of the TCP1 ring complex codes for MQAPVVVMNTNSGERQTGRKAQLSNIAAAKTVADIIRSCLGPKAMLKMLLDPMGGIVLTNDGHAILREIEVSHPAAKSMIELSRTQDEEVGDGTTTVIILAGEILAQALPQLDRNIHPVVIISAFKRALKDALEIIEEISLPIDVNDDKAMYQLISSSIGTKFVSRWMDQMCDLALKAVRTVTWEAGNGKTEVDIKRYARVEKVPGGEIEDSRVLDGLMLNKDITHPKMRRRIENPRIVLLDCPLEYKKGESQTNIEITKEDDWNRILQIEEEQVKALCEAIVAVKPDLVITEKGVSDLAQHYFMKANITALRRVRKTDNNRIARATGATIVNRVEDLQDSDVGTRCGLFEIEKIGDEYFTFLTKCQDPKACTVLLRGPSKDVLNEIERNLQDAMGVARNVMFSPRLSPGGGATEMAVSVRLGQLAKSIEGVQQWPYKAVADALEVIPRTLVQNAGKSPVRVLTDLRAKQAEGKSTWGVNGDTGAIADMKEYGVWEPQAIKLQSIKTAIEAACLLLRVDDICSAKKAAQIGGGGGGEE; via the exons ATGCAGGCTCCGGTGGTGGTTATGA ACACCAACAGTGGTGAGAGGCAGACTGGCCGGAAAGCCCAGCTGTCCAATATTGCTGCTGCCAAAAC TGTTGCCGACATTATTCGATCATGTCTCGGCCCCAAGGCCATGCTAAAGATGCTGCTCGACCCCATGGGCGGCATCGTTCTCACAAATGACGGACATGCTATCCTCCGAGAAATTGAGGTCTCCCACCCTGCCGCGAAGAGCATGATTGAGCTCAGCCGGACACAAGACGAggaagttggagatggaACCACAACCGTCATTATCCTGG CTGGTGAGATTCTCGCCCAAGCTCTTCCCCAGCTCGACCGTAACATCCACCCTGTCGTCATCATTTCCGCCTTCAAGCGAGCCCTCAAAGATGCCCTTGAAATCATCGAGGAGATCTCTCTGCCGATCGATGTCAACGATGACAAGGCCATGTACCAGctcatctcttcctcaatTGGCACCAAGTTCGTTTCTCGATGGATGGATCAGATGTGCGATCTCGCCCTCAAGGCTGTCCGCACTGTGACATGGGAGGCTGGTAACGGCAAGACTGAAGTCGACATCAAGCGATATGCCAGAGTGGAGAAGGTCCCTGGCGGTGAGATCGAGGACAGCAGAGTTCTTGACGGCCTTATGCTCAACAAGGATATTACACATCCCAAGATGCGCCGGCGCATCGAGAACCCCCGAATCGTTCTCCTCGACTGCCCTCTTGAGTACAAGAAGGGCGAGTCTCAAACCAACATCGAGATTACCAAGGAGGATGACTGGAATCGAATTCTGcagattgaggaggagcaggtcAAGGCTTTGTGCGAGGCGATTGTCGCCGTCAAGCCTGATCTTGTCATTACGGAGAAGGGAGTGTCTG ATCTTGCCCAGCACTACTTCATGAAGGCAAACATCACAGCTCTCCGCCGAGTTCGAAAGACCGATAACAACAGAATAGCCCGCGCTACCGGTGCCACCATCGTCAACAGAGTAGAGGATCTCCAGGACTCTGATGTGGGTACCAGATGTGGCTTGttcgagattgagaagattggAGACGAGTACTTCACATTCCTTACCAAGTGCCAGGACCCTAAGGCCTGCACAGTCCTTCTCCGAGGTCCCTCCAAGGATGTACTCAACGAAATCGAGCGAAACCTCCAGGATGCCATGGGTGTCGCACGAAATGTTATGTTCTCTCCTAGGTTATCgcctggtggtggtgctacAGAGATGGCCGTATCCGTGAGGTTGGGTCAACTCGCCAAGAGTATTGAGGGTGTCCAGCAGTGGCCCTACAAGGCTGTAGCAGATGCTCTTGAGGTTATTCCTCGAACTCTCGTCCAGAATGCTGGTAAGAGCCCTGTCCGTGTGTTGACAGATCTCCGAGCCAAGCAGGCCGAGGGTAAGAGCACCTGGGGTGTCAACGGTGATACAGGTGCCATTGCAGATATGAAAGAATACGGAGTGTGGGAGCCTCAGGCTATCAAGCTCCAGAGTATCAAGACCGCCATTGAG GCTGCTTGCCTTTTGCTCCGAGTTGATGACATTTGCagtgccaagaaggctgcgCAGATTGGTGGTGGCGGGGGTGGTGAAgaataa
- a CDS encoding related to two-component histidine kinase chk-1, which yields MQRATSPVGDDILSIPSPSSQQDLTTLAPPTPILPSFSLAEKLPVSAIRNGSVMPESISNSTINATATPTARDAMTTDRHPSHPPPSPLDAQSKEPRVHNNMIVDPTDDSTVSVIKGSGNTSEPLAAHAGTDALSPRRVGFGGAPSPTQASSQKQLNEYREKLARDLERREMSARGLMASPNEKNRVSPIPEEGLSSSPLQTSALTTTSTESNATVRGAPTPGPVAGTPSYPFPRMAPAGFVPSYLHRPFTTLSPTGAPRSFSYGSFDALGMTAQDKVLSSTSTPASNFTFNPSAMSPQPENLDFPNPNLYDLSLMLAAEPGLDAWWSNVVQIMRDVYKAERVTLAIPADTTDIENVPWGQKATFNLHKEDDLSLGYMAAKQSSSVVMSTSDHDRSWPGSNATPPISDDNLQTKSAPRPDLFSRHSFTTYEDKREKTRTPPNAQARRPAFLARSQSNYPAGPASKESYLDYAKLNKTTLDEHDAIEQQIPSWEAPLMGEKESQGRVLPVLQALDYEADPLIDHSGIMRVLERGRAIALTRSYPYLADEAPPEPSKKPKPAAPEPSSNAPRNFAKPRSDSFSKLSSMFNSASSSRVPTRSKTHSAADRAKSIASRLEGRLEDDMPRPPTPKYEEFEQAPPSPWSQSPAPSPAVRADPKENPFFTDAMVDEDSFNPDTGTEDYTGMRPPEAIGVDNSWTVLHIPLSHVLLSKPARTFKLDSTLMEQRSHARTKSESIPPAPSEEGGRNTPDSLKRDKPAPIAILSILSPIIPYPSNLKHSLEHLAPHMATTFSLCRHYSNLETELAGLQRKRPQTTGFGAVAHDGRPLESMAYLNADDVVPHQSLAGSMTSPSDYSGVSKSATGSPLGTPGWDQGSGGFHADKRPPPTSSPAATPQGEGYFSSRQRPVPARHETFGGIGTPRARTSSKDTSPAEKRNIRVSGSLLTQESPEQNSAADKAIRTSSDESTGGLTKKSSHVDAPDVSMDTLDPTNNDNTAEDLADSTKAGRGTRQGHSMLHSYGADFASTFQSLPPSSTLSARPTPVSAPSRSGSLTTTAVDMPPPSDRLKGLILDSLPAHVFVALPQTGEIVWVNSRYLSYRGQTATDLAADPWGSLHSDDRDDYLKAWGHSIRTGEQFSRTVRIKRFDGAYRWFYARAVASKDKRGVIMQFLGSYMDIHDQHIAELKAARQEEIEASEAKHRLLANLIPQIIFTATEDEGITFANEQWLSYTGQSFSDSLGLGFMDFVHPDDLAKCRIPSTQPSTPGGIRREGHSKIYRQGSAQSEAASTATIQPPKSHTPQDSPLRNVQQALSRNNSSSSSSAYEWPAADLTELARKGIIKVATDSAGRVSYTTEVRLLSKTGEYRWHLIRCVEIDTIDFGSGASSYFGSATDINDHKLLETKLKEAMETKGRFLSNMSHEIRTPLIGISGMVSFLQDTTLNEEQLDYTNTIQTSANSLIMIINDILDLSKVDAGMMKLKYEWFHTRSIIEDVNELVSTMAIAKRLELNYLVEADVPAWVKGDKVRIRQVLLNVTGNAIKFTSEGEVFSRCRVYVAEGSHVDENEIMLEFSVTDTGRGFSKEEAELIFKPFSQIDGSSTRQHGGSGLGLVISRQLAELHGGSMTGRATLGKGSTFTFTARFGLPTADDHPNLPDSPPATGAFTPRPEMVDNVPSTIKPLPPPKHLRNAEGASPGGTVSEFTSPGGLSVSSSNPSVRSAKSQVTDRSSATSVTGGLARFSEAAKASGQDLSQMKLEMPSGRSSPGTHLLPGSGSPEDFRPPMYSILIICPQFHSREATTQHIEMTLPKDVPHQITALASVNEAQTLIGGEDPIKFTHIVINLPSAEAIIGLMDDITKSQTIDKTTILVLSDSVQRQAVIKLAANTKYEQLLSDNMVTFIYKPVKPSRFAVIFDPNKMRDLSIDRNRSTAQQMVENQKASYQEIERRMGNKGYKVLLVEDNPVNQKVLMKYLKKIGVDVEIAVDGAECTNMVFSKPHKHYSLILCDLHMPRKDGYQACREIRQWEIANNFPQMPIIALSANVMSDVQDKCVAAGFSDYVTKPVDFIDLSRAMSKFF from the exons ATGCAAAGAGCCACCTCGCCGGTTGGCGACGACATATTATCGATCCCATCACCATCGAGTCAACAGGACTTGACGACTCTTGCCCCTCCGACACCCATATTGCCGTCGTTTTCGCTGGCCGAGAAGCTGCCCGTGAGCGCTATTAGAAATGGAAGTGTGATGCCGGAATCGATCTCGAACTCGACTATAAATGCGACTGCGACACCAACCGCGCGTGACGCAATGACGACGGATCGCCACCCGAGCCACCCTCCACCCTCGCCCCTTGATGCTCAATCTAAAGAGCCCCGCGTCCACAACAACATGATAGTAGATCCTACCGATGACAGCACTGTTTCTGTGATCAAGGGCTCGGGTAACACTTCCGAGCCATTGGCTGCCCATGCTGGAACAGATGCATTGAGTCCTCGGCGTGTAGGTTTCGGTGGTGCTCCCTCTCCCACCCAAGCGTCATCGCAGAAGCAACTTAACGAATATCGAGAAAAGCTTGCACGCGACCTTGAACGCCGCGAAATGTCTGCCCGAGGCTTGATGGCAAGCCCTAATGAAAAGAATCGGGTCTCTCCTATCCCCGAAGAAGGCCTTTCCAGTTCACCGCTTCAGACTTCAGCTCTGACAACGACCTCAACTGAGTCGAATGCTACTGTTCGAGGTGCTCCCACTCCAGGGCCCGTCGCAGGAACACCGTCATATCCGTTTCCACGAATGGCCCCTGCTGGTTTCGTGCCGTCATATCTGCATAGACCTTTTACCACACTCTCACCTACAGGTGCTCCACGATCTTTCAGCTATGGTTCTTTTGACGCCTTGGGCATGACTGCCCAGGATAAGGTCCTTTCAAGTACTTCGACTCCAGCATCCAACTTCACATTCAACCCGTCCGCAATGTCACCACAGCCTGAAAATCTCGATTTTCCCAATCCTAACCTCTACGATCTCTCTTTAATGCTAGCTGCCGAGCCTGGATTAGATGCTTGGTGGTCGAATGTTGTTCAAATTATGAGAGATGTGTACAAAGCTGAACGAGTAACACTTGCTATTCCAGCTGACACAACAGACATCGAAAATGTTCCTTGGGGCCAAAAAGCAACCTTCAATCTTCACAAGGAAGACGATCTAAGTTTGGGTTATATGGCAGCCAAACAGTCTAGTAGCGTCGTCATGAGCACAAGCGACCACGATAGATCCTGGCCTGGTTCTAATGCTACACCACCGATTTCTGACGATAATCTGCAAACCAAGTCTGCCCCCCGGCCAGACTTATTCAGTCGCCATTCATTCACGACTTATGAGGATAAGAGGGAGAAAACACGAACTCCACCCAACGCACAGGCTCGGCGGCCCGCGTTTCTTGCCAGGAGCCAAAGTAATTATCCCGCAGGTCCTGCCTCAAAAGAGTCCTATCTCGATTATGCCAAACTGAATAAGACGACACTTGACGAACATGATGCCATTGAGCAACAAATTCCAAGCTGGGAGGCGCCGCTCATGGGTGAAAAGGAAAGCCAGGGGCGTGTTCTACCGGTATTACAGGCTCTTGATTATGAGGCGGATCCTTTGATTGACCACAGTGGTATCATGCGAGTACTTGAACGCGGAAGAGCCATTGCACTTACTAGATCATATCCGTATCTCGCTGATGAAGCCCCGCCTGAGCCGTCGAAGAAACCAAAACCTGCCGCCCCAGAACCTTCCTCGAATGCTCCAAGGAATTTTGCCAAACCACGCTCGGACTCGTTCTCGAAATTATCATCAATGTTCAACTCGGCTAGTTCTTCTCGTGTACCGACTCGCAGCAAAACTCACTCAGCTGCCGACAGAGCGAAATCAATAGCCTCACGATTAGAGGGCCGCTTAGAAGACGATATGCCTAGGCCTCCAACGCCTAAGTACGAAGAGTTTGAACAAGCGCCACCTTCACCTTGGTCACAATCGCCAGCTCCATCACCAGCTGTACGCGCTGACCCTAAAGAAAACCCCTTTTTCACAGATGCCATGGTCGACGAAGATTCGTTCAATCCAGATACTGGCACAGAGGATTACACTGGAATGCGGCCGCCCGAAGCTATCGGTGTTGATAACTCGTGGACGGTTCTTCACATCCCCTTGTCTCACGTTCTTCTCTCGAAACCCGCTCGAACTTTCAAACTAGACAGCACTTTAATGGAGCAAAGATCTCACGCGCGCACCAAAAGCGAGAGTATTCCTCCTGCTCCTAGCGAGGAGGGTGGCCGTAACACACCAGACAGTCTTAAGAGAGATAAGCCAGCACCGATCGCTATTTTATCAATTCTGAGCCCAATCATCCCTTACCCATCTAATCTCAAGCACTCCTTGGAACATTTAGCACCTCATATGGCCACAACTTTCTCACTATGCCGGCACTACAGTAATCTTGAGACTGAGTTGGCAGGGCTTCAACGGAAACGGCCGCAGACGACTGGATTTGGGGCGGTTGCACACGATGGGCGGCCATTGGAAAGCATGGCTTATCTAAATGCGGATGACGTCGTTCCACACCAGTCTCTCGCTGGTAGTATGACGAGTCCGAGCGATTACTCTGGTGTTTCTAAAAGTGCTACTGGATCTCCATTGGGCACTCCTGGGTGGGACCAGGGATCTGGAGGCTTTCATGCCGACAAGCGGCCACCGCCGACCTCGAGTCCTGCTGCAACACCTCAAGGAGAGGGATACTTCAGTTCGAGGCAAAGACCAGTACCCGCGCGACACGAAACATTTGGCGGCATAGGTACCCCACGGGCAAGAACAAGTTCAAAAGACACTTCTCCTGCTGAGAAGCGAAATATCCGAGTCAGCGGTTCTCTTCTTACACAAGAGAGTCCGGAGCAAAACTCGGCTGCCGATAAAGCAATTCGTACTTCTTCTGACGAATCGACTGGCGGATTGACCAAAAAGTCGAGTCACGTTGACGCTCCAGATGTCAGTATGGATACTCTGGATCCTACCAACAATGACAATACAGCTGAAGATTTGGCTGACTCTACCAAGGCCGGACGTGGCACTCGACAAGGGCACAGCATGCTTCATTCATATGGTGCAGATTTTGCTTCCACTTTCCAATCTCTTCCGCCGAGCTCTACACTCTCAGCCAGACCGACACCCGTTTCTGCACCTTCTCGGAGTGGCTCATTGACTACCACAGCTGTTGATATGCCACCGCCTTCGGACAGACTCAAGGGACTGATTTTAGATTCCCTACCCGCGCATGTATTCGTCGCACTTCCGCAGACCGGAGAAATTGTCTGGGTCAACAGCCGTTATCTTTCGTACCGAGGCCAGACAGCCACCGACCTTGCCGCAGACCCATGGGGTAGTCTTCACTCCGATGACCGAGACGACTACTTAAAAGCATGGGGCCATTCTATTCGCACGGGCGAACAATTTTCGAGGACTGTTCGAATCAAACGATTCGACGGCGCATATAGGTGGTTTTATGCCAGAGCAGTTGCATCAAAGGATAAGAGAGGGGTTATCATGCAATTTCTTGGATCGTACATGGATATACACGATCAGCACATTGCGGAACTGAAAGCGGCGCGACAAGAGGAAATCGAGGCATCGGAGGCTAAACACCGATTACTTGCCAACCTCATCCCTCAGATCATCTTCACAGCGACCGAAGACGAAGGAATCACTTTTGCCAACGAACAGTGGCTCTCGTATACAGGGCAAAGCTTCTCTGACTCACTTGGATTGGGTTTTATGGACTTTGTACATCCGGACGATCTTGCGAAATGCCGAATTCCCTCTACCCAACCTTCAACCCCTGGCGGAATACGACGTGAGGGCCATAGCAAGATATACCGGCAGGGATCTGCACAGTCTGAGGCGGCGTCAACTGCCACTATTCAACCTCCCAAGTCGCATACACCTCAAGACTCGCCTCTCCGTAATGTGCAGCAAGCCCTGTCGCGGAACAACAGCTCTAGCAGCAGTTCAGCGTACGAATGGCCTGCTGCAGACTTGACTGAACTGGCTCGAAAGGGAATAATCAAAGTGGCGACTGATAGCGCTGGCCGAGTCTCATACACAACTGAGGTTCGATTACTGTCCAAGACTGGAGAATACCGCTGGCATCTGATTCGATGTGTTGAGATTGACACTATTGATTTCGGCAGTGGTGCTAGCTCCTACTTTGGATCTGCGACAGACATCAACGACcacaagcttcttgagaccaaGCTCAAAGAGGCCATGGAAACCAAGGGAAGATTCCTGAGTAATATGTCCCACGAGATTCGTACTCCTTTAATCGGAATTTCGGGCATGGTAAGCTTCTTACAGGATACTACTCTGAATGAAGAGCAGCTCGACTACACCAACACCATACAGACCAGTGCCAACAGCTTGATCATGATTATCAATGACATTCTAGATCTATCTAAGGTCGACGCTGGCATGATGAAACTAAAGTACGAATGGTTCCATACCAGGTCCATCATCGAAGACGTGAACGAGCTTGTTTCCACAATGGCCATTGCGAAACGACTCGAGTTGAACTATCTCGTGGAGGCCGATGTACCTGCATGGGTCAAGGGCGATAAGGTGCGGATTCGCCAAGTTCTCCTCAATGTCACTGGCAATGCCATCAAATTCACTTCAGAGGGTGAAGTCTTCAGTCGGTGCCGTGTTTACGTCGCGGAGGGTTCCCATGtcgatgagaatgagatcATGCTGGAGTTTTCTGTTACCGATACAGGTCGCGGATTCTCAAAGGAGGAGGCGGAGTTAATTTTCAAACCTTTCAGTCAGATCGATGGAAGTAGCACCCGACAACACGGTGGGAGTGGACTGGGCCTTGTCATTTCTCGACAGCTTGCTGAGCTACATGGCGGTAGCATGACGGGACGCGCAACGCTGGGCAAAGGCTCTACCTTTACCTTCACAGCGCGGTTTGGCCTTCCTACAGCTGATGATCATCCTAACCTGCCTGACAGCCCTCCTGCTACTGGTGCTTTCACGCCTAGACCGGAGATGGTTGATAATGTTCCCAGCACTATCAAGCCTCTCCCTCCGCCAAAACATTTACGCAACGCCGAAGGCGCTAGCCCTGGAGGCACAGTATCAGAGTTTACGTCACCTGGAGGCCTTTCTGTTAGTAGCTCCAACCCGTCTGTCCGTTCAGCTAAGTCGCAAGTCACCGACCGATCCTCTGCAACATCTGTCACTGGTGGTCTGGCCCGATTCAGCGAGGCGGCTAAAGCTAGTGGGCAAGATTTGTCTCAGATGAAGTTGGAGATGCCCTCAGGGCGCAGCTCTCCTGGTACTCATCTCTTGCCTGGCAGTGGCTCACCTGAGGACTTCCGACCACCCATGTACtcaatcctcatcatctgccCGCAGTTCCATAGTCGCGAGGCCACCACTCAACATATTGAGATGACTCTACCAAAGGATGTACCTCATCAGATCACAGCCTTGGCGAGCGTGAATGAGGCACAGACATTGATTGGTGGTGAGGATCCTATCAAGTTCACACATATCGTCATCAACCTTCCCTCTGCCGAGGCTATCATTGGTCTTATGGATGACATTACGAAATCACAGACAATCGATAAGACAACTATTCTCGTGCTGTCAGATTCGGTGCAACGACAAGCTGTCATCAAGTTGGCGGCCAACACTAAATATGAGCAGCTCCTCTCAGATAACATGGTGACTTTTATCTACAAGCCTGTGAAGCCGTCTCGATTCGCTGTCATATTCGATCCAAACAAGATGCGTGATCTTAGCATAGATCGTAATCGCTCTACGGCGCAACAAATGGTCGAGAATCAGAAGGCTAGCTACCAGGAGATTGAACGGCGCATGGGCAACAAGGGCTACAAGGTGCTCCTAGTCGAGGACAATCCTGTCAATCAGAAGGTTCTCATGAAGTATCTCAAGAAGATTGGGGTTGACGTCGAGATTGCCGTTGATGGCGCAGAGTGCACCAACATGGTTTTCTCAAAGCCACATAAGCACTACTCGTTGATTTTG TGTGATCTACATATGCCACGAAAAGACGGCTACCAGGCGTGTCGTGAGATTCGACAGTGGGAAATTGCCAACAATTTCCCTCAGATGCCTATCATCGCCCTGTCAGCCAACGTCATGTCAGACGTTCAGGATAAATGTGTCGCAGCGGGATTCAGTGACTACGTCACGAAGCCAGTCGACTTCATCGACCTCAGCAGAGCTATGTCCAAGTTCTTCTGA
- a CDS encoding cytochrome b561-like protein, giving the protein MASATGVPERFPPIEDLSARETEPLLGRPGDAAQEDGVPLIKNLVLGTGIVAQLGVVLLTILIWASVLSKPLILFSAHPLLQSLAVLTLAQSVLSLQPTHTAEQKRVGQRVHASLNLAAFLVLVAGVTIIEYNKIANNGPHFHSVHGYLGVITSIVLLLQYGVGFTMWATPALYGGVDNAKAVWKYHRWSGYIIFVLLLATVVSAVETDYNYNVLKIKLWAVLLLAIFTLVGVVPRIQKHKLGFPGPGST; this is encoded by the exons ATGGCGAGTGCTACAGGTGTCCCAGAGCGATTCCCTCCAATCGAAGATTTGTCAGCCAGAGAAACCGAGCCTCTCCTCGGTCGACCCGGCGATGCTGCGCAAGAAGATGGTGTTCCCTTGATCAAGAATCTCGTTCTCG GTACTGGGATAGTAGCTCAGCTAGGCGTGGTCCTACTCACTATTCTGATCTGGGCAAGCGTCCTCTCTAAGCCTTTGATCCTCTTCTCAGCTCACCCACTCCTTCAATCTCTCGCGGTTCTCACCCTGGCTCAGTCTGTTCTGAGTCTGCAGCCGACTCATACGGCAGAACAGAAGCGTGTCGGCCAGCGCGTACATGCCAGTCTCAACCTCGCGGCCTTTTtggttcttgttgctggcgTGACCATCATCGAGTACAACAAGATTGCAAATAACGGTCCTCACTTTCACTCTGTCCATGGTTATCTCGGTGTCATCACTTCTAtcgttcttctcctccagtACGGCGTTGGTTTCACCATGTGGGCTACGCCAGCCCTGTATGGCGGCGTGGACAACGCCAAGGCTGTCTGGAAGTATCATCGCTGGAGCGGATATATCATCTTTGTTCTGCTCTTGGCTACCGTAGTTAGTGCTGTCGAGACAGACTACAACTACAATgtgctcaagatcaagctgtGGGCCGTGCTCTTGCTGGCTATTTTCACATTGGTGGGTGTTGTGCCTCGGATTCAGAAGCACAAGCTTGGTTTCCCAGGTCCTGGCTCGACTTGA
- a CDS encoding probable allantoicase has translation MTSIADEIEYKLDNVEVATVRPDDINKTFRSTCIDLISSGLGGQVLGYSDQWFCEASNLLNPRAPIAQPGKMVFTGAWYDGWETRRHNQEPFDYAIIKLGVASGTIEGVEIDTAFFNGNHAPAISVEGVFSQDDAKVVSWGGDRGEWETILGIQECGASQRFAWKLKTPSQKAYTHVRLNMYPDGGIARFRLYGHAVPVFPEDKDAIFDLAAAQNGGIAVSCSDEHFGTKDNLIIPGRGKDMGDGWETKRSRGKDHTDFAIIKLGAPGYIENWVVDTAHFRGNYPQKVSIEGCEWTGHGDPVADATAWRVFVPPSKTGPDQEHEFESKEKEKKALVTHVKLIMIPDGGVKRLRAFGKRAV, from the exons ATGACTTCCATTGCTGACGAAATCGAATACAAGCTCGACAATGTCGAGGTCGCAACGGTTCGTCCAGACGACATTAACAAGACTTTCCGTTCAACCTGTATTG ATCTTATCTCCAGTGGTCTTGGTGGCCAAGTGCTTGGCTACTCTGACCAATGGTTCTGTGAGGCGTCCAACTTGTTGAACCCCAGAGCTCCGATTGCTCAGCCAGGTAAGATGGTCTTCACAGGTGCTTGGTATGATGGTTGGGAGACTCGACGGCACAATCAGGAGCCCTTCGACTACGCCATAATCAAGTTGGGCGTCGCCTCTGGCACGATTGAAGGAGTCGAGATCGATacagccttcttcaacggaAACCATGCTCCTGCTATCTCCGTCGAAGGTGTCttcagccaagatgatgcCAAGGTTGTTTCATGGggaggagatcgaggagAATGGGAGACCATCCTCGGGATCCAGGAGTGTGGTGCTTCTCAGCGATTTGCCTGGAAGCTCAAGACTCCTAGCCAAAAGGCATACACGCATGTGAGGCTCAACATGTACCCCGATGGTGGTATCGCACGATTCCGTCTCTATGGGCACGCCGTCCCTGTCTTTCCTGAAGACAAGGATGCCATCTTCGATCTTGCTGCAGCTCAAAATGGTGGTATTGCTGTGTCGTGCAGCGACGAACACTTTGGAACCAAGGACAACCTTATCATCCCTGGCCGAGGAAAGGATATGGGCGACGGTTGGGAGACAAAGCGATCACGAGGAAAAGACCATACAGATTTCGCCATCATTAAGCTCGGTGCCCCTGGATACATCGAGAATTGGGTTGTCGACACTGCGCACTTTAGAGGCAACTATCCTCAAAAGGTCTCAATTGAAGGTTGTGAGTGGACAGGCCATGGCGATCCTGTCGCAGATGCCACAGCCTGGAGAGTCTTTGTACCCCCCAGCAAGACAGGACCCGATCAGGAGCATGAGTTTGAGagcaaagagaaggagaagaaggctctggTGACCCACGTAAAGCTTATCATGATTCCTGATGGTGGAGTGAAGCGATTGCGGGCATTTGGCAAGCGAGCTGTCTAG